A stretch of Brassica napus cultivar Da-Ae chromosome C6, Da-Ae, whole genome shotgun sequence DNA encodes these proteins:
- the LOC106454133 gene encoding thioredoxin reductase 2-like, with product METVTKVDFSSRPFKIFTDSRTVLADAIIISTEAVAKRLSFVRSGKGAGGFWNRGISACAVCDGTALIFRNKPLVVIGGGDSAMHEVYIIHRCDTFRASKIMQQRALSKPKIELIWNSVVVAYGDENGKGRLGGLKVKNVVVSGDVSDLKIYGLFFAIGHEPETKFLDGQFELDEDGYVVTKPGTTKTSVLLYVAVDFLLYKRTLQLLCQKIQIWM from the exons ATGGAGACAGTCACCAAGGTCGATTTCTCCTCGAGGCCGTTCAAGATCTTCACGGATTCGAGAACTGTGCTCGCCGACGCCATCATCATCTCCACCGAAGCTGTCGCGAAACGGTTGAGCTTCGTCCGATCTGGCAAAGGCGCTGGTGGTTTCTGGAACCGAGGGATCTCAGCCTGTGCTGTATGCGACGGCACCGCTCTGATCTTTAGGAACAAGCCTCTGGTAGTTATCGGCGGCGGAGACTCTGCGATGCATGAGGTTTATATAATCCACAGGTGCGATACGTTCAGAGCGTCGAAGATCATGCAGCAGAGGGCGTTGTCGAAACCTAAGATTGAATTGATTTGGAACTCTGTGGTGGTGGCGTATGGAGATGAGAACGGGAAAGGTCGGCTTGGTGGTTTGAAGGTGAAGAACGTTGTTGTTAGTGGTGATGTTtcggatttaaaaatatatgggTTGTTCTTTGCGATTGGTCATGAGCCAGAAACGAAGTTCTTGGATGGGCAGTTTGAGCTTGATGAGGATGGGTATGTGGTGACCAAGCCTGGTACCACTAAGACGAGCGTTCTTCTCTACGTGGCTGTGGATTTCTTGCTATATAAAAG GACCCTCCAGCTCCTATGCCAAAAGATACAAATTTGGATGTAA
- the LOC106454135 gene encoding uncharacterized protein LOC106454135 codes for MIKARDIIYPLIKRRVGNGESTRFWYDNWSHLGKLYTLLNAESSRLGIPLSATVASRYRDGRWALPPARTENQLALQVHLTTVVLTNEEDSNEWVIDGKQRQKYKCGEVYTYLKGPRPLVPWAKLVWFSYGIPRHSFLTWLVLLDRCPTRDRLINWGLNVVPHCLLCNTGQESRNHLFFECPYSNTIWTWIVNRCDLHLSISWEDTILQLQSLRGNKDSKRLCLLATQATIYWIWSERNTRLHHQVFKAPETLITTIDRQIRNRLQSFRYANSRASSAMTQLWFLRS; via the coding sequence ATGATTAAAGCAAGAGACATAATTTACCCGTTGATCAAGAGAAGAGTGGGTAATGGTGAATCAACACGGTTCTGGTATGACAACTGGTCTCATCTGGGGAAGCTCTATACACTCCTCAACGCTGAATCTTCGAGACTCGGAATCCCCCTTTCTGCGACTGTAGCATCTAGATATAGAGATGGGAGATGGGCTCTGCCGCCAGCAAGAACAGAGAATCAGTTAGCTTTACAGGTGCACTTGACAACGGTTGTATTGACAAATGAAGAAGATAGCAATGAGTGGGTGATAGATGGCAAACAGAGACAGAAGTACAAATGTGGTGAAGTCTACACTTATCTGAAAGGACCTCGGCCTCTGGTTCCTTGGGCGAAACTGGTTTGGTTCTCTTATGGAATTCCTCGCCATAGCTTCTTAACTTGGCTTGTCTTACTTGATAGGTGTCCAACTAGAGACAGGTTAATCAACTGGGGATTAAATGTTGTCCCACACTGCTTGCTTTGTAACACAGGCCAAGAGAGTAGAAATCACCTCTTCTTCGAGTGTCCCTACAGCAACACCATCTGGACATGGATTGTCAACCGCTGTGATCTCCATCTCTCGATCTCCTGGGAAGACACAATACTCCAGCTTCAATCACTAAGAGGGAACAAAGACTCCAAGCGTCTCTGTCTGCTAGCAACCCAAGCCACAATCTACTGGATCTGGTCGGAGAGAAACACAAGACTTCACCACCAAGTTTTCAAGGCACCTGAGACCTTAATCACCACTATTGACAGGCAAATCAGAAATCGTCTTCAGAGCTTCCGATATGCAAACTCCAGAGCTTCTTCAGCAATGACTCAACTATGGTTCCTCCGATCGTGA